The Amblyomma americanum isolate KBUSLIRL-KWMA chromosome 5, ASM5285725v1, whole genome shotgun sequence genome window below encodes:
- the LOC144135460 gene encoding uncharacterized protein LOC144135460 has translation MMGTRGTPQGAVLSPLLFNIAMMRLPSQLARVEGIQHALYADDITIWTTEESLGDMEARLQQAASIVDAYAMDCGLQCAPAKSELLHVRANPKDRTAIHISLSGGPIREVEDLRILGLFIHHRLRPDSTIVKLKRVGEQVGRMIRRVSNKRGGLRVRDALRLVYAFVTSRILYAVPYLRTTKQDEARIDAIMRKATKRALDLPVATSNAKLKALGVLNSYQELREAHLVSQYTRLMQTAPARRLLNRLHIQHDCTPEETERIPVLWRHTLWVSPLPRNMDTDMHENRRQARALERQHGSRPGVYYVDVAGPPPTGFYTAAVVHQAMHVDGLSFRAPNSMRAEEVAIALAAAHANSRIIITDSRKACDHYLAGEISTLAACILRRTATDPTPKRIIWAPGHQGVRGNEAADAAARALIYRAPHPSSSGSETNQPLLRFREIITHYSDNHRLFPAPAKGLSKTEERTLRRLQTCTLLCPAILKHYDPNTDGRCPHCGETCDIVHMVWACTQNAHLPPSPTPSREAWETALLNCSSLESQRALVKRARDGALSCDVPD, from the coding sequence ATGATGGGAACACGGGGTACCCCTCAGGGAGCGGTGTTATCACCGCTCCTGTTCAACATAGCTATGATGCGCCTCCCAAGCCAACTGGCCCGGGTGGAAGGCATTCAACACgcgttatatgcagatgacattacaatttggaccactgaggagagccttggggacatggaggcccgccttcagcaggccgcttccatagtcgatgcgtatgctatggactgtgggctccaatgtgctccagcgaaatcagagcttctgcatgtcagagcgaacccaaaggataggacagcaattcacatctctctgtcaggagGTCCTATTAGAGAGGTGGAGGATCTCCGTATTCTGGGCCTTTTCATTCACCACAGACTCAGACCGGACTCCACCATTGTGAAACTCAAGAGAgtaggcgaacaggtagggcgtatgatccgccgcgtttccaacaagcggggcGGTCTGCGGGTCAGGGACGCGCTTCGGCTCGTCTATGCCTTCGTGACTAGCCGGATCCTCTACGCCGTGCCATATCTCCGCACTACTAAGCAAGACGAGGCGCGAATAGACGCCATCATGCGCAAGGCAACTAAGCGAGCCCTGGATCTCCCGGTGGCTACCTCTAATGCCAAACTGAAGGCATTGGGGGTGCTAAACTCCTACCAGGAGCTGCGGGAGGCCCACCTCGTGAGCCAATACACGCGGCTCATGCAGACGGCCCCTGCGCGCCGCCTgctaaaccgcttacacatccaacacgactgcactccagaggagacggagcgtatcccggtactgtggcgccatacgctctgggtctccccgctcccccgtaacatggacaccgacatgcacgaaaacagacgACAAGCGCGGGCTCTTGAGAGACAACACGGCTCCCGACCCGGTGTATATTATGTAGACGTAGCAGGGCCGCCGCCCACGGGATTTTACACGGCCGCAGTTGTTCACCAGGCAATGCACGTCGATGGACTCTCTTTTCGAGCCCcgaattcaatgcgagccgaggaagtagcgatagcgctcgctgccgcccacgccaattcgagaatcatcattacggactcccgaaaagcatgtgatcattacttggctGGGGAGATCTCCACCTTAGCTGCTTGCATTTTAAGACGGACTGCCACTGAtccaacaccgaaaagaatcatttgggctcctggccatcagggcgtacgaggtaacgaggccgctgacgcggctgcccgagcgcttatttaccgggctcctcatcccagctcttctggctcggagactaaccagccgctgctgcgattcagggaaataataacgcattatagcgacaaccaccgccttttcccggcccctgccaaggggctgagtaagacggaggagcgaactttaaggcgcctgcagacatgtactctgctctgtcctgcaatcttaaagcattacgatcctaacacggatgggcgatgcccgcactgtggggagacctgtgatatcgtccacatggtgtgggcatgtactcaaaatgcccacctccccccttcccctaccccttccagagaggcatgggagactgccctcctcaactgctcctcgcttgaatcccaaagggctctggtgaaacgggcgagagacggggcattgtcatgcgatgtcccggactag